The Procambarus clarkii isolate CNS0578487 chromosome 68, FALCON_Pclarkii_2.0, whole genome shotgun sequence genomic interval TGCATATCTATTTCAAACTTTATTAATACCACAAAATGTTAGTTAAGTtgaatattaatttaatattattggaaGATCAAAAAACTTAGTCAAATATGTATTTGAGTCCCAATTCAATTATTTGCAGTTCACAAATTGCAATTTTGATTTACATTTAAAATTCCAGGTTATTCTTCTCTTATTTAAACATATTAAATTTGGTTTACTTGTGTAATTAATAAAATCTGGTGCTGTACAGGTTCTCAATAATACAATCACAATTCTCCGCTCAGTCTTCTGTAGCACTGTACAGCTTTGTGGTCTTTCATTATACTGCTACTGTGTTTTTTGTACCACTGTATTACATTTTAAACATTTTACTCTTTTTTATGATTGCCCAGATTATCTTTATTTACAGGCCAGAAGAAACCTTTCCAGCGGTGTTGTCCCATCTGCAGTAATGTCATTAGTGTTCGTCGACATTTCTGCAACTGTGGACACAGCTTTATAGATGAAAAGCGTAAGGGTGATGTAGAGCGGGaggagaaatataaggaaatgggTCGAAGAGCTGCTAAGCATCAAAACCTTTGCAGATCATTTAAAGCCATGAAAAAATCTGTAAGTATTTCATGCATTCTGGTATTTCTTCAATTAGAATTGTATCATATTgtatttatatccattctgttaGGTTTTAAATTTTCCCACAAATAAACAGATTTTAAGCTATTTGATAATTAATTAGTATTAACATTTTCAATTTTGGTGGATACTGTACTTATtgatgttaataataaagtaatgttcattatataagtatttttgtgttattttatattttttttaatttccattAGTTATGTAATTATACTTTAATGATATAACTATCAGTAGGTCTCTTAAACTAGGTAAGACAAGTACATCTTAAGCTACTTCGGTACTTCTGCACTTTTGCAGATGTACCCAATGCTGTATGAGGGAGGGATGCTGTCTGTTTCAGAAGCTTATGGTTATCCCATCTTATATTCTGTaatcataaagttaatctcttttttttataattgaagccatatctcttgaacactgtgttcaaattaacactaaaaatattttagttatatttgtAACTATTTTGTTGTATTGCAGGTCTCTAAGCTACAAGGTGGTGGTTATCAAGTTGCTGTCATCTATTTTAAGGCCGGCAATAGAAATACCACAAAGGGCATGCTACCAGGAAGTGGTCTGTCAAGCAAAAATGTTAATAATCTCACCGAATTGTTTTATCctggtaattattattattattattttgcataagCTAACAATGAAAATCATAAAACCTGCATGTTCCTTTGTGTTGGCAATAATGAAAAGCATTTACATAGTACAGTAGTTTAGTTcatatcagccactaccttggaccacatatggacaaacataacagctccccttgtatctggtataatctacgacagaacaactgaccactatcctacctttctcatagcgaacatggacataacaccaccaaaaagcaagaaactttcatttaggctacacagtgaatcagctttagacaatcttacagaggaacttcacaatattaactgggattctgaattcaataatacccatgatataaattcattagctaacctcttcctctccaaaactctaagcctctacaaccttcattgtccccttcttacaaagcaagtaactgacaaaagattaaacaatccatggctcacaagtggcattctcaactcaatcaacaagaaacatgaatatgaaaagaaagttaggattggcctagtttcaaaggaagtagctaaaaggtactcatcaatgcttaccagtatcataagaaaggcaaaacttgcatattatgtgaatagattcaatgaagcaaaaggcaacatgaaaaacacttggaaaactatctctagtatcctaggaactaagcaacactcacataaccaaataaaactctacaaggatggggatataccgtcaactgatttagaaatggcaaatgaatttaatagtttcttttcatcggttggtgctaatcttgccagtaaaatcccacagactcagacacatattaacacatatctctcaggcagctatccaaactctcttctcctttcaccaatcagcccggcagatgttgtgtccatcatacactctctaaaaaccaaggcagggaacaccagtgaaattccgtccattgtgtacaagagagcctcccatgcccttgccccacccatagcactactgttcaacaaatctatagagtgtcacaccttccctgatatcctcaaaaaagcaagagtaacgccagtccataaaggaggcaatccggcggacataaacaattatagaccaatatcaaatctaccca includes:
- the LOC123749542 gene encoding uncharacterized protein, with translation MASSNSSQKKPFQRCCPICSNVISVRRHFCNCGHSFIDEKRKGDVEREEKYKEMGRRAAKHQNLCRSFKAMKKSVSKLQGGGYQVAVIYFKAGNRNTTKGMLPGSGLSSKNVNNLTELFYPGNYYYYYFA